A window of Solanum stenotomum isolate F172 chromosome 3, ASM1918654v1, whole genome shotgun sequence contains these coding sequences:
- the LOC125860089 gene encoding non-specific lipid transfer protein GPI-anchored 10 yields the protein MVINLLFPHSMYAALHTKFDYLLHLRVHTVIENQFQLLILISLVYLSVHSMDSTTVLIFSLLFVFIPTTLSQTFGNLPAGPTVSSCGPLLLRLAPCGPFVQGASSSPTERCCSNLRQLYIQQPDCLCLLLNQTGISTLPINTTLALQLPLLCSMHVDNDTCSGSEGLAPRSSTPQVSFGTNSNSTLAASPMVTVPPKTSSTLGFGFNNSSAVNFNAKESLMIITVLTSWGALFWF from the exons ATGgtaattaatttgttatttccACACTCAATGTATGCTGCACTTCACactaaatttgattatttacTCCATTTAAGAGTCCATACAGTAATAGAAAACCAATTTCAGCTACTTATTCTAATTTCTTTAGTATACTTAAGTGTTCACAGCATGGATTCTACTACTGttcttattttttcacttctatTTGTTTTTATACCTACAACCCTTTCACAGACCTTTGGTAACTTACCTGCAGGGCCCACCGTGTCGTCGTGTGGGCCACTACTGCTTCGATTGGCTCCCTGTGGACCGTTTGTGCAGGGCGCATCGTCATCACCGACTGAGCGGTGTTGCAGTAACCTCAGGCAACTCTATATCCAGCAACCAGATTGCCTTTGCCTGTTGCTTAATCAAACTGGCATCAGCACTCTTCCTATCAACACCACATTAGCACTTCAATTGCCACTTCTTTGCAGTATGCATGTTGACAATGATACCTGTTCAG GTTCTGAAGGACTGGCTCCTAGGTCATCAACGCCTCAAGTTTCATTTGGGACAAATAGCAATTCAACTCTTGCTG CTTCGCCGATGGTGACAGTACCACCTAAAACGTCCAGCACTTTGGGATTTGGCTTTAACAACAGCTCTGCTGTAAACTTCAACGCGAAGGAGAGCTTGATGATCATCACAGTGCTAACTTCTTGGGGTGCATTATTCTGGTTCTAG
- the LOC125859876 gene encoding aluminum-activated malate transporter 9 isoform X1, translating into MVRKSNSFRKSFEDKRVRERLLSLCNGVDYTELPGFPHSLDYQETSGCCSSLREKFSELWKDWKRVSVKAMEMGRTDPRKIIFSAKMGLALILISLLIFFKEPAIKELGKYSVWAILTVVVVFEFSIGATLSKGFNRGLGTLSAGGLALAMAELSQLSGDWEEVVIVIGIFMTGFFTTYAKQYPAMKPYEYGFRVFLITYCFIMVSGYHTGEFIETAVSRFLLIALGASISLAVNICVYPIWAGEDLHNLVTKNFINIATSLEGCISEYLNCVEYKRIPSKILTYQVADDPVYNGYRSAVESISQEEALEAFAVWEPPHGPYKMIKYPWKNYVKVSGALRYCAFMVMALHGCILSEIQAPPERRQVFRNELQRVGTASAKVLRELGEKVKKMEKLGSVDILYEVHEAVEELQKKVDRKSYLFVNAENWEIGTRAMVVDISQELGSMDEDRSLLQHHRSQSETVINIDSILASKSWDNRTCNLASNNNQTTGVTPENTVEKPKFRTTHSLPKDNDALKEVEAGEDEEVESKTYESASALSLATFTSLLIEFVARLQNVVDSFEELSEKAKFKDPMDLSDASQKVGLWSRFRGCIKFWKRESSLPV; encoded by the exons ATGGTGAGGAAATCGAATTCCTTCAGGAAGAGTTTTGAAGACAAACGAGTAAGAGAACGTCTTCTTTCTTTATGCAACGGTGTTGATTACACTGAGTTACCTGGTTTCCCGCACAGTCTTGATTACCAAGAAACTTCTGGGTGTTGTTCTTCTTTACGGGAGAAGTTTTCTGAGCTATGGAAGGATTGGAAAAGAGTATCCGTGAAGGCGATGGAGATGGGTCGAACCGACCCGAGAAAGATCATCTTCTCCGCGAAGATGGGTTTGGCATTGATTCTTATATCTTTGTTAATCTTCTTTAAGGAACCGGCTATTAAAGAGCTTGGTAAATACTCTGTATGGGCTATTCTTACTGTTGTCGTCGTTTTTGAGTTCAGTATTG GAGCGACTCTAAGTAAAGGGTTTAATCGTGGGCTTGGGACATTATCAGCTGGAGGACTTGCACTTGCAATGGCTGAATTGTCTCAGTTGTCTGGAGACTGGGAAGAAGTTGTTATAGTCATTGGTATATTCATGACAG GTTTTTTTACTACATATGCAAAACAGTACCCAGCAATGAAGCCCTATGAATATGGTTTCCGAGTTTTCTTGATAACGTATTGTTTCATCATGGTATCTGGCTATCACACAGGAGAATTTATTGAAACAGCTGTTAGTCGGTTTTTGCTCATTGCACTTGGAGCTAGTATTTCTTTAGCTGTGAACATATGTGTGTATCCCATCTGGGCTGGTGAGGATCTTCACAATCTGGTGACGAAGAATTTCATCAATATAGCTACTTCACTAGAAG GTTGTATCAGTGAATATCTGAACTGTGTCGAATATAAGAGGATCCCTTCAAAAATTCTTACCTACCAAGTGGCTGATGATCCAGTTTACAATGGCTACAGATCAGCAGTAGAATCTATAAGCCAAGAGGAAGCTTTG GAAGCATTTGCAGTCTGGGAGCCACCCCATGGTCCATACAAGATGATTAAATATCCTTGGAAAAACTATGTCAAAGTTAGTGGTGCATTAAGGTATTGCGCTTTCATGGTTATGGCACTGCATGGCTGTATACTATCTGAAATACAG GCACCTCCCGAAAGAAGACAGGTTTTCCGTAATGAGCTTCAGAGAGTAGGTACAGCAAGTGCCAAAGTATTGAGAGAACTGGGGGAGAAAGTGAAAAAGATGGAGAAGTTGGGGTCAGTGGACATTCTCTATGAAGTTCATGAAGCAGTAGAAGAGTTGCAAAAAAAGGTGGATCGGAAGTCTTATCTTTTCGTCAATGCTGAAAATTGGGAAATAGGAACACGAGCCATGGTGGTGGATATTTCCCAGGAGCTTGGAAGCATGGATGAGGACAGAAGCTTACTTCAACATCACAGGTCTCAAAGTGAAACAGTCATCAACATAGACTCCATCCTTGCCTCAAAAAGTTGGGATAATAGGACGTGTAACTTGGCAAGTAATAACAACCAAACTACAGGAGTAACCCCAGAAAACACGGTGGAGAAACCAAAATTCCGAACAACGCATTCTCTGCCTAAAGATAATGATGCACTAAAGGAGGTGGAAGCGGGAGAGGATGAAGAAGTAGAATCAAAGACATACGAAAGTGCCAGTGCTTTGTCTTTAGCGACATTCACATCCCTTCTCATAGAATTTGTTGCAAGACTTCAAAACGTAGTAGACTCATTCGAAGAATTAAGTGAGAAAGCAAAATTTAAGGACCCTATGGATTTGTCCGATGCATCGCAGAAAGTTGGCTTGTGGTCCAGGTTTAGAGGGTGTATAAAGTTTTGGAAAAGAGAGAGCAGTTTACCAGTTTAG
- the LOC125859567 gene encoding uncharacterized protein LOC125859567, protein MTQKLCCMVMRINIDCKGCYMKVSRALLTIPELETRFIEKNHSRVIVCGNFIPQDVAIKIRKKTNRRVEILEIQDLSGNDEPKQEEMPLITSCDNQVETETYVTSQNPQPHMYFQVYR, encoded by the exons ATGACTCAGAAG TTGTGTTGCATGGTGATGAGGATTAACATAGACTGCAAAGGATGTTACATGAAAGTAAGCCGGGCACTTCTCACGATACCAG AGCTGGAGACAAGATTCATAGAGAAAAATCACAGCAGGGTAATTGTATGTGGGAATTTCATACCACAAGATGTGgcaataaaaataagaaagaagacAAATAGGAGAGTTGAAATATTGGAGATACAAGATTTAAGTGGCAATGATGAACCAAAGCAAGAGGAAATGCCCTTAATAACTTCTTGTGACAACCAAGTTGAGACAGAAACATATGTAACATCACAAAATCCACAACCACACATGTACTTTCAAGTTTACCGCTAA
- the LOC125860213 gene encoding uncharacterized protein LOC125860213 yields the protein MINFSFEKFHIMKKELKTENNNSNGNKRSRVESGLDSAGDSPESKRVNAEVETGPDSSELSRIDSESGVSPNRSNSPESNDVQTDVYLDSPEAKQIREDILDILDEPDALTECPPEIQDLDSVMKSFEEEILHHSPLNDTQTVLDLTPSESGDSQPDLGYLLEASDDELGLPPTTSPTDEEVNVESTVMPEAAEFANMTCFEDEMPNYDTFDFGMDHEARVGDNDIGNSNGDFVTVGGLFDYPEPSDFSDFSWRQESLPAL from the coding sequence ATGATCAACTTTTCCTTTGAGAAATTTCACATCATGAAAAAAGAGTTGAAAACTGAGAATAATAACAGTAACGGTAACAAGCGGTCCCGAGTTGAGTCAGGATTGGACTCAGCTGGTGACTCGCCTGAGTCCAAGCGAGTTAACGCAGAGGTTGAGACTGGTCCTGACTCGTCCGAGTTGAGCCGAATCGACTCGGAGTCGGGAGTGAGTCCCAACCGTTCAAACTCGCCGGAATCGAATGACGTGCAAACAGATGTGTACCTGGATTCACCGGAGGCTAAGCAGATAAGAGAAGATATATTGGATATCTTAGATGAGCCTGACGCTCTAACGGAATGCCCGCCGGAGATTCAGGATCTGGACTCTGTCATGAAGAGTTTCGAGGAAGAGATCCTTCACCACTCACCTCTGAACGACACACAAACCGTCCTTGACCTGACTCCATCAGAATCCGGCGACTCACAACCGGACCTCGGATACCTCCTCGAGGCGTCGGACGATGAGCTCGGTCTCCCTCCCACAACATCTCCGACCGACGAAGAGGTTAACGTCGAATCTACCGTCATGCCGGAGGCCGCTGAATTTGCGAATATGACTTGTTTTGAGGACGAAATGCCTAATTACGACACGTTCGACTTCGGCATGGACCACGAGGCTAGGGTAGGAGATAATGACATCGGTAACAGCAACGGCGACTTTGTGACAGTTGGAGGATTGTTTGATTATCCTGAGCCGTCGGATTTTTCCGATTTCTCATGGCGGCAGGAATCCTTACCCGCTCTATAA
- the LOC125859876 gene encoding aluminum-activated malate transporter 9 isoform X2 — protein sequence MVRKSNSFRKSFEDKRVRERLLSLCNGVDYTELPGFPHSLDYQETSGCCSSLREKFSELWKDWKRVSVKAMEMGRTDPRKIIFSAKMGLALILISLLIFFKEPAIKELGKYSVWAILTVVVVFEFSIGATLSKGFNRGLGTLSAGGLALAMAELSQLSGDWEEVVIVIGIFMTGFFTTYAKQYPAMKPYEYGFRVFLITYCFIMVSGYHTGEFIETAVSRFLLIALGASISLAVNICVYPIWAGEDLHNLVTKNFINIATSLEGCISEYLNCVEYKRIPSKILTYQVADDPVYNGYRSAVESISQEEALVSFAVWEPPHGPYKMIKYPWKNYVKVSGALRYCAFMVMALHGCILSEIQAPPERRQVFRNELQRVGTASAKVLRELGEKVKKMEKLGSVDILYEVHEAVEELQKKVDRKSYLFVNAENWEIGTRAMVVDISQELGSMDEDRSLLQHHRSQSETVINIDSILASKSWDNRTCNLASNNNQTTGVTPENTVEKPKFRTTHSLPKDNDALKEVEAGEDEEVESKTYESASALSLATFTSLLIEFVARLQNVVDSFEELSEKAKFKDPMDLSDASQKVGLWSRFRGCIKFWKRESSLPV from the exons ATGGTGAGGAAATCGAATTCCTTCAGGAAGAGTTTTGAAGACAAACGAGTAAGAGAACGTCTTCTTTCTTTATGCAACGGTGTTGATTACACTGAGTTACCTGGTTTCCCGCACAGTCTTGATTACCAAGAAACTTCTGGGTGTTGTTCTTCTTTACGGGAGAAGTTTTCTGAGCTATGGAAGGATTGGAAAAGAGTATCCGTGAAGGCGATGGAGATGGGTCGAACCGACCCGAGAAAGATCATCTTCTCCGCGAAGATGGGTTTGGCATTGATTCTTATATCTTTGTTAATCTTCTTTAAGGAACCGGCTATTAAAGAGCTTGGTAAATACTCTGTATGGGCTATTCTTACTGTTGTCGTCGTTTTTGAGTTCAGTATTG GAGCGACTCTAAGTAAAGGGTTTAATCGTGGGCTTGGGACATTATCAGCTGGAGGACTTGCACTTGCAATGGCTGAATTGTCTCAGTTGTCTGGAGACTGGGAAGAAGTTGTTATAGTCATTGGTATATTCATGACAG GTTTTTTTACTACATATGCAAAACAGTACCCAGCAATGAAGCCCTATGAATATGGTTTCCGAGTTTTCTTGATAACGTATTGTTTCATCATGGTATCTGGCTATCACACAGGAGAATTTATTGAAACAGCTGTTAGTCGGTTTTTGCTCATTGCACTTGGAGCTAGTATTTCTTTAGCTGTGAACATATGTGTGTATCCCATCTGGGCTGGTGAGGATCTTCACAATCTGGTGACGAAGAATTTCATCAATATAGCTACTTCACTAGAAG GTTGTATCAGTGAATATCTGAACTGTGTCGAATATAAGAGGATCCCTTCAAAAATTCTTACCTACCAAGTGGCTGATGATCCAGTTTACAATGGCTACAGATCAGCAGTAGAATCTATAAGCCAAGAGGAAGCTTTGGTAT CATTTGCAGTCTGGGAGCCACCCCATGGTCCATACAAGATGATTAAATATCCTTGGAAAAACTATGTCAAAGTTAGTGGTGCATTAAGGTATTGCGCTTTCATGGTTATGGCACTGCATGGCTGTATACTATCTGAAATACAG GCACCTCCCGAAAGAAGACAGGTTTTCCGTAATGAGCTTCAGAGAGTAGGTACAGCAAGTGCCAAAGTATTGAGAGAACTGGGGGAGAAAGTGAAAAAGATGGAGAAGTTGGGGTCAGTGGACATTCTCTATGAAGTTCATGAAGCAGTAGAAGAGTTGCAAAAAAAGGTGGATCGGAAGTCTTATCTTTTCGTCAATGCTGAAAATTGGGAAATAGGAACACGAGCCATGGTGGTGGATATTTCCCAGGAGCTTGGAAGCATGGATGAGGACAGAAGCTTACTTCAACATCACAGGTCTCAAAGTGAAACAGTCATCAACATAGACTCCATCCTTGCCTCAAAAAGTTGGGATAATAGGACGTGTAACTTGGCAAGTAATAACAACCAAACTACAGGAGTAACCCCAGAAAACACGGTGGAGAAACCAAAATTCCGAACAACGCATTCTCTGCCTAAAGATAATGATGCACTAAAGGAGGTGGAAGCGGGAGAGGATGAAGAAGTAGAATCAAAGACATACGAAAGTGCCAGTGCTTTGTCTTTAGCGACATTCACATCCCTTCTCATAGAATTTGTTGCAAGACTTCAAAACGTAGTAGACTCATTCGAAGAATTAAGTGAGAAAGCAAAATTTAAGGACCCTATGGATTTGTCCGATGCATCGCAGAAAGTTGGCTTGTGGTCCAGGTTTAGAGGGTGTATAAAGTTTTGGAAAAGAGAGAGCAGTTTACCAGTTTAG